Proteins from a single region of Sinorhizobium alkalisoli:
- a CDS encoding GMC family oxidoreductase encodes MEKYDYIVTGAGSAGCVIANRLTEDPSVKVLLLEAGSRDWNPMIHIPGGLGKLFGPGVNWRFQTVPQKNLDNRSIWYPQGKTLGGSSSINAMIYIRGQKEDYDNWAALGNDGWSYDDVLPYFRKSEDNERLANKYHGQGGPLWVSDQVKPHELSKAFVRSCQTWGLPYNPDFNGETQYGAGLYQVTCRDGRRRSSAVSYLRPIKSRKNLTVRTGSRAIRIVLEGDHAVGVEVAEGKNLRTIRCDREVIVTSGAINSPRLLMLSGIGDADELKKVGIAPKIDLKGVGKNLQDHLCSNVHVSLKDPISYDGQDQFPHSIKHGLHWLLYRGGPAASVIVEGGGFASSEGNGRPDMQIHIAPAMVVRGGQTRLDGHGFTVNTTFLRPRSIGSVSLKSSDPADMPLIDPNYHCEQYDRDMSLKSIETTREILAQPEIAKYIKVERLPGPDAKSKEDIMAYVRQYACCDYHPVGTCKMGIDDEAVVDPKLSVRGVHGLRVADSSIMPVLLSGNTNGPSMMIGEKAADLIKAA; translated from the coding sequence ATGGAAAAGTACGACTACATTGTTACGGGCGCAGGTTCTGCCGGATGCGTGATCGCCAATCGGCTGACTGAGGACCCTTCGGTCAAAGTTCTCCTGCTGGAAGCTGGTTCGCGCGACTGGAATCCCATGATCCATATTCCCGGCGGCCTGGGCAAACTTTTTGGCCCGGGCGTGAACTGGCGCTTCCAGACGGTACCCCAGAAGAATCTCGACAACCGCTCGATCTGGTATCCGCAGGGCAAGACCCTCGGCGGCTCCAGTTCGATTAACGCCATGATCTATATCCGCGGCCAAAAAGAGGATTATGATAACTGGGCTGCGCTCGGTAACGACGGCTGGTCTTACGATGACGTGCTGCCATATTTCCGAAAGTCGGAGGACAACGAGCGGCTTGCGAACAAATATCACGGCCAAGGTGGCCCGCTCTGGGTCTCCGATCAGGTCAAGCCGCATGAGCTTTCGAAGGCGTTCGTCAGGTCCTGCCAGACATGGGGGCTGCCCTACAATCCGGACTTCAATGGTGAGACCCAGTATGGCGCAGGACTTTACCAGGTGACCTGCCGTGATGGTCGACGTCGGAGTTCGGCCGTCTCTTACCTCCGTCCGATCAAGTCCAGGAAGAACCTCACAGTCCGCACTGGATCGCGAGCGATCCGCATCGTGTTGGAAGGCGATCACGCAGTCGGAGTCGAAGTCGCCGAGGGCAAAAACCTCCGAACGATCAGGTGCGACAGGGAAGTCATCGTGACGAGCGGCGCGATCAACTCGCCGCGGTTGTTGATGCTTTCGGGAATCGGGGATGCCGACGAACTCAAGAAGGTCGGGATCGCTCCCAAGATTGACCTCAAGGGGGTCGGCAAGAACCTGCAGGACCATCTCTGCTCGAATGTCCATGTCAGCCTCAAGGACCCGATCAGCTACGATGGTCAGGATCAGTTCCCGCATTCGATCAAGCATGGGCTGCATTGGCTCCTCTATCGCGGTGGACCTGCTGCATCCGTCATCGTGGAGGGCGGCGGGTTTGCCTCGAGCGAAGGCAATGGCCGCCCCGACATGCAAATTCATATCGCCCCCGCGATGGTCGTTCGGGGCGGGCAGACGCGGCTTGACGGCCACGGGTTCACCGTCAACACGACGTTCCTGCGGCCGCGCAGTATCGGTTCTGTTTCGCTGAAGTCGTCCGATCCAGCGGACATGCCGCTCATCGACCCCAACTATCATTGTGAGCAGTACGATCGGGACATGTCGTTGAAGTCCATCGAGACGACACGCGAGATTCTCGCCCAACCCGAAATCGCTAAGTACATCAAGGTGGAGCGCCTTCCTGGTCCGGACGCCAAGAGCAAGGAGGATATAATGGCGTATGTGCGCCAGTACGCCTGCTGCGACTATCATCCCGTGGGAACCTGTAAGATGGGCATCGACGATGAGGCCGTTGTCGATCCGAAGCTTTCGGTGAGAGGAGTCCATGGACTCCGAGTGGCAGACTCATCCATCATGCCAGTTCTGTTAAGTGGCAACACAAACGGCCCATCGATGATGATCGGTGAGAAAGCTGCAGATTTGATCAAGGCGGCCTAG
- a CDS encoding enoyl-CoA hydratase/isomerase family protein, whose translation MTALVLRDSPSPGVVHLTLNRPEKLNALSKELLAELVDLLREAAADEGVGCVILTGSGRAFSAGADITDMLERGVASYVDPDRLARWREIENFPKPIIAAVNGFALGGGLELALVCDIILASDTAKFAAPEIKIGSFPGDGGTQRLPRFVGRSFAMQMVLTGEMVDAGLAERKGLVSEVLPADGLQKRAIELAANIARKSVAITPYAKRAVKAADEHPLETGLEIERQLTIEAFATEDRMEGLRAFAEKREPLFKGR comes from the coding sequence ATGACCGCACTCGTGCTGAGAGACAGTCCGTCGCCAGGTGTCGTGCACCTGACGCTCAATCGTCCGGAGAAACTGAACGCCTTGTCGAAAGAGCTCCTCGCGGAGCTCGTCGACCTGCTGCGCGAAGCGGCGGCCGACGAGGGCGTTGGTTGCGTGATTTTGACGGGAAGCGGGCGGGCCTTCTCGGCGGGTGCGGACATAACCGACATGCTGGAGCGCGGAGTGGCGTCCTACGTCGATCCCGACAGGCTTGCCCGGTGGCGGGAGATCGAGAATTTCCCCAAGCCGATCATCGCGGCCGTCAACGGCTTCGCCCTCGGGGGAGGGCTGGAACTGGCTCTCGTCTGCGACATCATCCTCGCCTCGGACACGGCGAAGTTCGCCGCGCCCGAGATCAAGATCGGTTCATTCCCCGGGGACGGCGGCACCCAGCGACTTCCGAGGTTCGTTGGTCGCTCGTTTGCGATGCAGATGGTACTGACCGGGGAGATGGTCGATGCCGGGCTGGCCGAACGCAAGGGTCTCGTCAGCGAGGTGCTGCCCGCCGACGGGCTACAGAAGAGAGCAATCGAGTTAGCCGCGAACATCGCGCGGAAATCGGTCGCGATCACTCCCTACGCCAAGAGGGCCGTTAAGGCTGCCGACGAGCACCCGCTGGAGACAGGTCTCGAAATCGAGCGCCAACTGACAATTGAAGCATTCGCAACCGAAGACAGAATGGAAGGTCTCCGGGCCTTCGCCGAGAAGCGTGAGCCCTTGTTCAAGGGGCGATAA
- a CDS encoding ASKHA domain-containing protein: protein MLNVPPKDNKTDPLVLFMPSGKRGRFPVGTPILDAARSLGVYVESVCGGRGICGRCQVEVQEGQFAKHGITSSNGHISEFGPKEMRYADKRDLKEGRRLSCSATVQGDLVIDVPQDVAVNAQVVRKDSDERVIERNASIHMCYVEIEEPDMHKPLGDLDRLKAALATDWGFTELDVDFHILPQVQAILRKGEWKVTAAIHRDDEHERPRMIALYPGLKNEAYGIACDIGSTTIAMHLSSLLSGRTVASAGTSNPQIRFGEDLMSRVSYVMMNPDGRAAMTKAVREALNGLIERVCSQGGVSREDVLEAVFVGNPIMHHLFLGIDPTELGGAPFALAVSGAVRAAAHELDLSMNRGTRVYVLPCIAGHVGADAAGATLTEGPHRQDEMMLLVDIGTNAEIVLGNWIRTVAASSPTGPAFEGAEISCGQRAAAGAIERVRIDPVTLEPRFRVIGIEPWSDEPGFAEAAAAVGVTGICGSGIIEVIAEMFLAGIISEDGVVDGSLTARSPRILQNGRTFSYLLHEGQPKIVVTQGDVRAIQLAKAALYAGVKLLMDKQGIDHVDRIGLAGAFGTFIDPKYAMVLGLIPDCDLAKVKAVGNAAGTGARMCLLNRGHRREIEETVSKIEKIETALESKFQEHFVNAMAMPNKVDAFPKLAEAVTLPARKVLAEEGEAGGRRRRRSRE, encoded by the coding sequence ATGCTGAACGTGCCACCGAAGGACAACAAGACCGATCCGCTGGTGCTCTTCATGCCGTCGGGAAAGCGCGGCCGGTTCCCGGTCGGCACTCCGATCCTCGATGCGGCACGCTCGCTCGGCGTCTATGTCGAGAGCGTCTGCGGCGGGCGGGGCATTTGCGGGCGCTGCCAGGTGGAAGTCCAGGAGGGCCAGTTCGCCAAGCACGGCATAACCTCCTCCAACGGTCACATTTCCGAATTCGGCCCGAAGGAAATGCGCTATGCCGACAAGCGCGACCTCAAGGAAGGCCGGCGCCTCTCCTGCTCTGCCACAGTGCAGGGCGATCTCGTCATCGACGTGCCGCAGGACGTCGCCGTCAACGCCCAGGTCGTGCGCAAGGATTCCGACGAGCGCGTCATCGAACGCAACGCCTCGATCCACATGTGCTATGTCGAGATCGAGGAGCCGGACATGCACAAGCCGCTCGGCGATCTCGACCGGCTGAAGGCGGCGCTCGCGACCGATTGGGGCTTCACCGAGCTTGACGTGGATTTCCACATTCTGCCGCAGGTGCAGGCGATCCTGCGCAAGGGCGAGTGGAAGGTGACGGCGGCCATCCATCGCGACGATGAGCATGAGCGCCCGCGCATGATCGCGCTCTATCCGGGGTTGAAGAACGAGGCCTACGGGATCGCCTGCGACATCGGTTCGACGACGATCGCCATGCATCTGTCATCGCTTCTGTCCGGCCGTACGGTCGCCTCTGCCGGCACATCCAACCCGCAGATCCGCTTCGGCGAGGATCTGATGAGCCGCGTTTCCTACGTGATGATGAACCCGGACGGCCGCGCGGCGATGACCAAGGCCGTGCGCGAGGCGCTGAACGGCCTGATAGAACGGGTCTGCTCTCAGGGCGGCGTTTCGCGCGAGGACGTTCTTGAGGCGGTCTTCGTCGGCAATCCGATCATGCACCACCTCTTTCTCGGCATTGACCCGACGGAACTCGGCGGCGCGCCCTTCGCGCTGGCTGTTTCCGGCGCGGTGCGGGCCGCCGCGCATGAACTCGACCTTTCCATGAACCGCGGCACCCGCGTCTATGTGCTGCCCTGCATCGCCGGACACGTGGGGGCCGACGCAGCCGGAGCAACTCTGACCGAGGGGCCGCATCGCCAGGACGAGATGATGCTGCTCGTCGATATTGGCACCAATGCGGAAATCGTGCTCGGCAACTGGATCCGCACGGTTGCTGCCTCCTCGCCGACGGGGCCCGCCTTCGAAGGCGCGGAAATCTCCTGTGGGCAGCGGGCGGCGGCGGGCGCCATCGAGCGTGTGCGCATCGACCCGGTCACGCTCGAACCGCGTTTCCGCGTGATCGGTATCGAGCCCTGGTCTGACGAGCCGGGCTTCGCCGAAGCGGCGGCGGCGGTCGGCGTCACCGGCATCTGCGGTTCCGGCATCATCGAAGTGATCGCCGAAATGTTCCTCGCCGGCATCATCTCCGAAGACGGCGTCGTCGACGGTTCGCTTACTGCCCGCTCGCCACGCATCCTGCAGAACGGCCGCACCTTCTCCTACCTTCTTCACGAGGGCCAGCCGAAGATCGTGGTGACGCAGGGGGACGTGCGCGCCATCCAGCTCGCCAAGGCGGCGCTCTATGCCGGCGTCAAGCTGCTGATGGACAAGCAGGGCATAGACCACGTCGACCGCATCGGCCTCGCCGGCGCCTTCGGCACCTTCATCGATCCGAAATATGCGATGGTCCTCGGCCTCATCCCGGACTGCGATCTCGCCAAGGTGAAGGCCGTCGGCAATGCCGCCGGCACCGGCGCGCGCATGTGCCTCCTGAACCGCGGCCACCGTCGCGAGATCGAGGAAACGGTCAGCAAAATCGAGAAGATAGAGACGGCTCTTGAATCGAAGTTTCAGGAGCACTTCGTCAATGCCATGGCAATGCCCAACAAGGTCGACGCCTTTCCGAAACTCGCCGAGGCCGTTACCCTGCCCGCGCGCAAGGTGCTGGCGGAAGAGGGCGAAGCGGGCGGCCGCAGAAGGCGACGGAGCCGCGAATAG
- a CDS encoding dihydrodipicolinate synthase family protein gives MASVRHYDKPHGVIPAVLMPFTADMEVNEKAYRKHLGDVSGVEGITAITINGHAAEVASLTMEEQFRAIAVTKEELQERVPTIVAVYTNSSLEAARIARRAQDEGANGLLVFPPEVMVLGGHIRPEMILEHYKRITHASDLPIIHYQFPVNSNLAIPLPTLLELCTRFPSIKAIKDNCGDGNLHERQIRELKALDRPVNTVTTHSSWLLGSLALGCDGLLSGAGSVIANLQVALFRAVQAGDLNAARAINDKIYPTVRAFYDHPLLDMHNRMKEALVILGRWDGAHVRPPLVKPTAAEIEKIRRCVAQAGLTSETVYKKVA, from the coding sequence ATGGCATCCGTTCGCCACTATGACAAGCCCCATGGGGTTATTCCCGCGGTTCTCATGCCCTTCACAGCCGACATGGAGGTGAATGAGAAGGCGTATCGCAAGCATCTCGGCGATGTCAGCGGTGTCGAAGGCATCACCGCAATCACGATCAATGGCCACGCCGCGGAAGTCGCCTCGCTGACGATGGAAGAGCAGTTCAGGGCGATCGCCGTGACCAAGGAAGAGCTTCAGGAGCGTGTTCCCACGATCGTCGCAGTCTACACGAATTCGAGCCTCGAAGCGGCGAGGATCGCGCGCAGAGCGCAGGATGAAGGCGCGAATGGCCTTCTGGTCTTTCCGCCGGAAGTGATGGTTCTTGGCGGCCATATACGCCCGGAGATGATCCTCGAGCATTACAAGCGCATCACGCACGCTTCCGATCTCCCAATCATCCACTACCAGTTCCCGGTCAACTCGAACCTCGCGATCCCGTTGCCGACGCTTCTGGAACTCTGCACCCGGTTCCCTTCGATCAAGGCCATCAAGGACAACTGCGGCGACGGCAACCTGCATGAGCGCCAGATTCGCGAGCTCAAGGCCTTGGACCGCCCGGTCAACACCGTGACGACTCACAGTTCCTGGCTCCTCGGCTCCTTGGCGCTCGGCTGTGACGGCTTGCTTTCCGGCGCGGGTTCGGTGATCGCCAATCTTCAGGTGGCGCTCTTCCGGGCAGTCCAGGCGGGCGATCTCAACGCGGCCAGGGCGATCAACGACAAAATCTACCCGACCGTCAGGGCGTTTTACGACCATCCGCTGCTCGACATGCACAATCGCATGAAGGAGGCGCTTGTCATTCTCGGTCGTTGGGACGGTGCCCATGTCCGTCCGCCGCTGGTCAAGCCTACCGCCGCCGAGATCGAGAAGATTAGGCGTTGCGTGGCGCAGGCGGGTCTGACATCTGAGACCGTCTACAAGAAGGTGGCGTGA